In Glaciimonas sp. PCH181, a single genomic region encodes these proteins:
- a CDS encoding phage tail assembly protein, whose protein sequence is MPKNTAATISVNANFVTVTLDEPLQRGDTVITTIQLRKPKAGELRGVSLVDVANLDVMALQKVLPRITQPILTTQDVNNLDLADLMALGAEVAYFLAKKADRNMVSQTV, encoded by the coding sequence ATGCCAAAAAATACCGCTGCAACAATCTCCGTCAATGCGAACTTCGTGACAGTCACTCTGGACGAACCACTCCAGCGCGGCGATACCGTCATCACCACCATCCAGCTACGCAAACCAAAAGCCGGAGAACTACGCGGCGTCTCGCTAGTCGATGTCGCCAACCTCGATGTCATGGCGCTGCAAAAAGTCTTACCCCGCATCACGCAACCGATCTTAACAACGCAAGACGTGAACAATCTCGACCTCGCCGATCTGATGGCGCTGGGTGCCGAGGTGGCCTATTTTTTAGCCAAGAAAGCGGATCGGAACATGGTCTCCCAGACTGTGTAG
- a CDS encoding replication endonuclease has product MQSKRIVLPSRQRHLTFLQSDRFAPELARLPYKWRKRVINQTLDKMAWSSWHKIYESLATDFVRDFAERYVPAGVDLSQHDADIVATAKKAAAHVSCALWGATSDRHAQQIIICECAEYGIDPPEFEELKDVIGRAVNPHWWRGQLRKRIGRAFEAGNIRLGYVHYRGEAYASHDTVIARLAQNRRNALALENQKLENELGQQYTLAELAGTSTANKPIRRGELMLRISGFETIAKELGDEGLFITWTCPSHFHATLHCGKPNPKYSGATPREANDYLKKVTAQLRAALDRRGIGLYGFRIVEPHHDGTPHWHLLMFVRSTPDYKTLHVKDVASRVIRLMKRYAWRAERGEPGAFARRLKVERIDWSKGSAAAYIAKYVAKNIDGAHVGDHKTKDGYVLAPDCIGGVELVPSMRIEAWAACWGIRQFQQWGGAPVTVWRELRRIKEEMVNEAPEPMRRAWNAAQKIEGEKRADFAEYLRAQGGPLVPRKNLIITLAKDIKTFIGRYGETIKSTPYGVHCAALFGVVFKSVRHTWTPVKADASARGGAAVDLPRTRVNNCTVPEVAPPEKQPDWMIPDANCFPLDAKNALIDAWAALNACPFPRIFDERK; this is encoded by the coding sequence ATGCAGTCTAAACGCATCGTTTTACCCAGCCGACAGCGACATCTGACCTTCTTACAATCGGACCGATTTGCACCGGAGTTGGCACGCCTTCCTTACAAATGGCGCAAGCGCGTTATCAACCAGACGCTGGATAAAATGGCGTGGTCATCGTGGCACAAAATTTACGAATCACTGGCGACCGATTTCGTGCGGGATTTTGCTGAACGGTATGTTCCGGCCGGCGTAGATTTATCGCAGCACGATGCGGATATTGTTGCCACGGCAAAGAAAGCGGCGGCGCATGTTTCCTGTGCTCTCTGGGGCGCGACTTCGGACCGCCACGCACAGCAGATCATCATTTGCGAATGTGCTGAATACGGCATCGATCCACCGGAGTTTGAAGAACTCAAAGATGTGATCGGACGCGCCGTCAATCCGCATTGGTGGCGCGGTCAATTGCGTAAGCGCATCGGGCGCGCTTTTGAGGCGGGCAATATCCGACTCGGCTACGTCCACTATCGCGGCGAAGCCTACGCCAGCCATGATACGGTCATCGCAAGACTTGCCCAAAATCGGCGCAATGCATTGGCGCTAGAAAACCAGAAACTTGAAAACGAGCTAGGCCAGCAATACACGCTGGCCGAACTGGCCGGGACCAGCACGGCCAATAAACCCATCCGACGAGGAGAATTAATGTTGCGCATCAGCGGCTTCGAAACCATCGCCAAAGAACTTGGCGATGAAGGCCTATTCATTACCTGGACTTGTCCGTCCCATTTCCACGCCACTTTGCATTGCGGCAAACCGAATCCGAAATACAGCGGCGCTACGCCACGAGAAGCGAATGATTATCTAAAGAAAGTGACGGCGCAGTTGCGTGCCGCGCTGGACCGGCGCGGCATTGGTCTGTATGGATTTAGGATTGTAGAACCGCATCACGACGGCACACCGCACTGGCATTTACTGATGTTTGTGCGCTCTACCCCTGACTATAAAACGCTGCATGTGAAAGACGTGGCCAGTCGTGTCATCCGCTTGATGAAACGCTATGCATGGCGCGCTGAGCGTGGCGAACCGGGCGCGTTTGCACGGCGTCTGAAAGTCGAACGGATCGACTGGAGCAAGGGCAGCGCCGCCGCTTACATCGCTAAATATGTCGCCAAAAATATCGATGGCGCGCACGTCGGCGACCATAAAACCAAAGACGGTTATGTCCTGGCCCCAGACTGCATCGGCGGCGTTGAGCTGGTGCCATCAATGCGCATCGAAGCATGGGCTGCGTGCTGGGGCATCCGCCAGTTTCAGCAATGGGGCGGCGCACCGGTAACGGTCTGGCGCGAGTTACGTCGTATCAAAGAAGAAATGGTGAACGAAGCGCCAGAGCCGATGCGCCGCGCATGGAATGCTGCGCAAAAGATCGAAGGCGAAAAGCGCGCCGACTTTGCCGAGTATCTGCGTGCGCAAGGTGGCCCGCTCGTGCCGCGTAAAAACCTGATCATCACGCTGGCCAAGGATATCAAAACCTTTATCGGCCGGTATGGCGAGACGATTAAATCTACACCTTACGGTGTGCATTGTGCGGCCTTGTTTGGGGTGGTGTTTAAGTCGGTGCGACATACATGGACGCCGGTGAAGGCAGACGCATCGGCACGTGGCGGGGCGGCAGTTGACCTTCCTCGGACTCGTGTAAATAACTGTACGGTCCCCGAAGTGGCACCGCCAGAAAAGCAGCCGGACTGGATGATTCCTGATGCGAATTGCTTTCCCCTTGATGCCAAAAATGCGCTGATTGACGCGTGGGCGGCACTCAATGCTTGCCCCTTCCCCCGCATTTTTGATGAAAGGAAATAG
- a CDS encoding phage tail tape measure protein has protein sequence MAENLAGDLQTLKSSWEDLGITASDSMDSPLRKVTKEITEIIRNTSKWMQNNPELTATLLKIALIIGVVLAVVGMLALALATIAVPLAVVKVAFGILGIKGGGVVRAIKNIGKAFSFVGKLLLRNPLFIAIALLAIAAYLIYKNWEPIKQFFSDLWDKVTAIFEIVWDKIKAICKGLWDDVKTAFSGGIAGVGALILNWSPIGLFYTAFAAVMRYFGVEMPDKFTEFGGNIISGLIKGLRNKFPLLDSIATGIARILPKAATEKDSINSPSRQFAGYGANHGQGRTIGLQRNKRAPINPASDMAKRLSQLRAGIAIGAATMPAMAFNVHPPLAPRAAGSGMVVHGDTNQITIQAPPGMDENAIARSVANALEQRDRKKAARLRSSLHDY, from the coding sequence ATGGCCGAAAATTTAGCGGGCGACTTGCAAACGCTGAAATCCTCTTGGGAAGATCTGGGTATTACCGCATCGGATTCCATGGATAGCCCGTTACGCAAGGTCACCAAGGAAATCACGGAAATCATCCGCAACACCAGCAAGTGGATGCAAAACAATCCTGAACTGACCGCCACGCTGCTCAAAATTGCCCTTATCATCGGCGTCGTTCTGGCGGTCGTCGGCATGCTGGCGTTGGCACTGGCGACCATTGCCGTGCCTCTCGCCGTTGTCAAAGTGGCGTTCGGGATACTCGGCATTAAGGGCGGTGGCGTCGTCCGCGCAATCAAAAATATTGGTAAAGCGTTCTCTTTTGTTGGAAAATTGCTGCTGAGAAACCCCCTATTTATCGCCATTGCATTACTCGCCATCGCCGCCTATCTGATTTATAAAAACTGGGAGCCGATCAAACAGTTTTTTAGTGATCTCTGGGATAAGGTCACCGCCATCTTTGAGATCGTATGGGACAAGATCAAAGCAATTTGCAAAGGGCTGTGGGATGACGTCAAAACCGCGTTCAGTGGCGGGATTGCGGGAGTCGGTGCGCTGATCCTCAACTGGTCGCCAATCGGACTGTTCTATACCGCCTTTGCCGCAGTCATGCGCTATTTCGGGGTGGAGATGCCAGATAAATTTACAGAGTTTGGCGGCAACATCATTTCAGGACTGATCAAAGGCCTGCGCAACAAATTCCCTTTGCTAGATTCTATCGCCACCGGCATCGCCAGGATCCTCCCCAAAGCCGCTACAGAAAAAGACAGCATCAACAGCCCAAGCCGTCAGTTTGCCGGATACGGCGCTAACCACGGACAAGGCCGCACCATCGGACTGCAACGCAATAAGCGTGCGCCGATTAATCCAGCCAGCGACATGGCAAAGCGCCTCTCCCAATTGCGTGCCGGGATCGCCATCGGTGCAGCGACCATGCCCGCGATGGCGTTCAATGTCCACCCGCCATTAGCACCGCGTGCAGCCGGCAGCGGCATGGTCGTGCACGGCGACACCAACCAGATCACCATTCAGGCACCCCCCGGCATGGATGAAAACGCCATCGCGCGATCAGTTGCCAACGCGCTGGAACAACGTGATCGTAAAAAGGCCGCGCGCCTGCGTTCCAGCCTGCATGACTACTAA
- a CDS encoding phage tail sheath protein, giving the protein MATDYHHGVRVIEINQGTRPIRTISTAVIGLIATAGDADPEAFPLDTPVLLTNVIAALGKAGTQGTLRRALEAIGAQTKPFTIVVRVAEGADDAETTSNVIGTVTASGKYTGIKALLAAQSKLGIKPRILGAPGLDTKPVTNALVSVAQQLRAFVYASAHGCLTKEDAVAYRKDFGQRELMLMWPDFISWDTATNADTSVPAVAYALGLRAKIDEETGWHKTLSNMVVNGPTGISSDVFWDLQDPATDAGYLNGKEVTTLINNGGFRFWGSRTCEVPEFFFFENYTRTAQVLADTIAEAHFSYVDKPLHPSLVKDLIESINAKFRDLKAQGYIIDGTAWYDEQFNSKETLKSGKLAIDYDYTPVPPLENLTFQQRITDRYLADFASRITA; this is encoded by the coding sequence ATGGCAACCGATTACCACCACGGCGTGCGCGTCATCGAAATCAATCAAGGCACGCGCCCGATCCGCACCATCAGCACCGCCGTCATCGGCTTAATTGCCACCGCCGGGGATGCCGATCCGGAGGCGTTCCCGTTAGACACGCCGGTACTGCTGACCAACGTCATCGCCGCCCTCGGCAAAGCAGGCACGCAAGGCACGCTGCGTCGTGCCTTAGAAGCCATCGGCGCGCAAACCAAACCGTTCACCATTGTCGTCCGTGTCGCAGAAGGCGCAGACGACGCCGAAACCACCAGCAACGTGATCGGCACCGTCACCGCCAGCGGCAAATACACCGGCATCAAAGCATTGCTGGCCGCGCAAAGCAAACTCGGCATCAAGCCGCGCATTTTAGGTGCGCCCGGACTCGATACCAAACCTGTCACCAATGCGCTCGTCAGCGTGGCGCAACAACTGCGTGCGTTCGTCTACGCATCGGCCCACGGTTGCCTGACCAAAGAAGATGCCGTCGCCTATCGTAAAGATTTCGGCCAGCGCGAACTGATGCTGATGTGGCCGGATTTCATCAGTTGGGATACCGCCACCAACGCCGACACCAGCGTTCCGGCCGTCGCCTACGCGTTGGGCTTGCGCGCCAAAATCGACGAGGAAACCGGCTGGCACAAAACACTATCGAACATGGTCGTCAACGGCCCGACCGGCATCAGCAGCGACGTCTTCTGGGACCTGCAAGATCCGGCCACCGACGCCGGTTATCTGAATGGCAAAGAAGTCACCACCTTGATCAACAACGGCGGCTTTCGTTTCTGGGGATCGCGCACGTGTGAAGTGCCGGAATTTTTCTTCTTTGAGAACTACACCCGCACCGCGCAGGTATTAGCCGACACCATCGCCGAAGCCCACTTTAGTTATGTCGACAAGCCGCTGCATCCGTCGCTGGTCAAAGACCTGATCGAAAGCATCAATGCGAAATTTCGTGATCTCAAAGCGCAGGGATACATCATCGACGGCACCGCCTGGTATGACGAACAATTCAACAGCAAAGAAACGTTGAAGTCCGGCAAGCTGGCAATTGACTACGATTACACGCCCGTCCCGCCGTTAGAAAATCTGACCTTCCAGCAACGCATTACCGACCGTTATCTGGCCGATTTCGCCAGCCGCATCACGGCATAA
- a CDS encoding phage tail tape measure protein: MADLRLQVILTALDKVTGPLKKIRGAATPTSKALKATHDRLKELNKQQGATGKFRELHAGLIATSDKLKTAQIKVNDLAKELKAVVNPTKEMTRSFESAQTAAKKLKEQCHQDRIKLQGLRDEMAKAGVQTGALRGAITNAGKSSANFAQHQRQLRTEIAATTARMEEQKRQLTAVAHQQERMAKVRARFDKTRQFAGKAATVGVTSGALGGGLLMGAKRMLTPGIDFNAAMSRVQALTGLDQRSGDFKGLRQQSRDLGASSSYTATEAAQGQGYLAMAGFRPKEILHAMPTILSVAKAGDSDLARTADISSDILTSFGLQADQMTRVGDVLTMTFTTANTNLEMLGDTMKYVGPVATAAGMSLEQASAMAGLLGNAGIKSSQAGTTLRSMILRLAAPTSRAGAALKELGINARDMQGNVRDIPSLLRDVATATKNMGSGQRLDFIKQIFGEEPAAGMAALIEKQGAEGINKYVAIIENAKGIAKKNGSRYGRKFSGRLANAEILLGRSGYYRIGFHG; encoded by the coding sequence ATGGCGGACCTGAGACTACAAGTCATCCTGACAGCGCTGGACAAAGTTACCGGTCCGCTCAAAAAAATCCGGGGCGCAGCCACGCCCACGTCCAAGGCACTGAAAGCAACCCACGACAGACTAAAAGAACTGAACAAACAGCAAGGCGCAACCGGCAAGTTCCGTGAATTGCATGCCGGACTAATCGCCACGTCAGACAAATTAAAGACCGCGCAAATCAAAGTGAATGATTTGGCGAAAGAACTTAAAGCGGTGGTGAACCCCACCAAAGAAATGACAAGAAGTTTCGAGAGCGCCCAAACAGCCGCCAAAAAACTCAAAGAACAATGCCATCAGGACCGGATCAAACTGCAAGGCCTGCGCGACGAGATGGCAAAAGCCGGGGTTCAGACCGGCGCACTCCGTGGCGCGATCACCAATGCAGGCAAAAGCAGTGCTAATTTCGCGCAGCATCAACGCCAGTTGCGCACCGAGATCGCTGCCACCACCGCCAGAATGGAAGAACAAAAACGGCAACTGACCGCCGTCGCCCACCAGCAGGAACGCATGGCAAAAGTGCGCGCCCGGTTTGACAAAACCCGCCAATTTGCAGGCAAGGCGGCTACCGTCGGCGTAACCAGTGGCGCGTTAGGCGGCGGCCTGTTAATGGGCGCTAAAAGAATGCTCACGCCCGGCATCGACTTCAACGCCGCCATGTCCCGTGTGCAGGCATTGACCGGCCTCGATCAACGGTCCGGTGACTTCAAAGGGTTGCGTCAGCAATCGCGCGATCTGGGCGCGTCGTCCAGTTACACCGCCACCGAAGCCGCACAAGGGCAAGGCTATCTGGCGATGGCAGGCTTCAGGCCCAAAGAGATTCTGCACGCCATGCCAACCATCTTATCGGTGGCAAAAGCGGGTGACAGTGACCTGGCGCGCACCGCCGATATCTCGTCGGATATCCTGACCAGTTTCGGTCTGCAAGCCGATCAGATGACCCGGGTCGGCGATGTGCTGACAATGACCTTTACGACCGCCAACACCAATCTGGAAATGCTGGGCGACACGATGAAATATGTCGGCCCGGTGGCAACAGCGGCGGGCATGTCGTTAGAACAGGCCTCGGCTATGGCGGGTCTATTGGGCAACGCCGGGATTAAAAGCAGTCAGGCCGGGACCACATTACGGTCGATGATCCTGCGGCTGGCTGCGCCCACTTCCAGGGCTGGTGCGGCCCTCAAAGAACTCGGCATCAATGCCCGCGATATGCAGGGCAATGTGCGCGATATTCCCAGCCTGTTGCGCGATGTCGCCACTGCCACCAAAAACATGGGCAGCGGCCAGCGGCTTGATTTCATCAAACAAATATTCGGTGAAGAACCCGCCGCCGGAATGGCCGCACTGATCGAAAAGCAAGGCGCCGAAGGGATCAACAAATACGTTGCCATCATCGAAAACGCCAAAGGCATCGCAAAAAAAAACGGCAGCCGTTATGGCCGAAAATTTAGCGGGCGACTTGCAAACGCTGAAATCCTCTTGGGAAGATCTGGGTATTACCGCATCGGATTCCATGGATAG
- a CDS encoding helix-turn-helix domain-containing protein → MRSVGEILKEERQRLGMNQDDFAAVAGLKRRAQTLYEQNERAPDALYLRALATIGVDVQYILTGEKAASAITKDEKELLSGYRSLDIRGKSNMLGMLDVMGAAATAPTVTTSTVTRHNIGSVQFHGEVGGVSNGDQHTAGDLNVRVVSKKKKKDIRE, encoded by the coding sequence ATGAGATCAGTCGGCGAAATATTAAAAGAAGAGCGTCAAAGGTTAGGCATGAATCAAGACGATTTTGCCGCAGTAGCCGGGTTAAAGCGGCGCGCTCAAACGCTTTATGAGCAAAATGAACGAGCACCGGACGCGCTTTATTTACGAGCGCTGGCGACTATTGGAGTTGATGTGCAGTACATTCTCACCGGAGAGAAAGCGGCATCAGCAATCACGAAGGACGAGAAAGAATTGCTGTCTGGGTATCGTTCCCTAGACATTCGCGGTAAATCTAATATGCTCGGCATGCTTGATGTAATGGGTGCAGCCGCGACAGCGCCAACAGTGACTACATCCACCGTTACCCGACATAACATTGGCAGCGTCCAATTTCACGGAGAAGTTGGTGGTGTCAGTAACGGCGATCAGCACACAGCCGGGGACTTAAACGTTCGCGTCGTCAGTAAAAAAAAGAAAAAAGACATTCGAGAATAA
- a CDS encoding GpE family phage tail protein, with translation MADIAVVFHWDPAAMADFEISELMDWRERARLRNTAEQ, from the coding sequence ATGGCAGACATTGCCGTGGTGTTCCATTGGGACCCGGCGGCAATGGCTGATTTTGAGATCAGTGAATTAATGGACTGGCGTGAACGCGCCCGCCTGCGCAATACAGCAGAGCAATAA
- a CDS encoding tail fiber assembly protein, with protein sequence MTKQKNPSSLTDIASDLTPPVASASVAPADRFSYADVRNPVRQANGILCEVKFDANPDYWLFLAAPYDPETHGRAIYAECVAGHWGDVSDYFPTEAEFFNAATERIERALHHASSAITKYQDRIDIDDASATDIACARAWKIYRVDLHRLPRQNHFPHRITWPIAPDAPAD encoded by the coding sequence ATGACAAAGCAAAAAAACCCCTCCTCTCTCACTGACATCGCATCGGACCTGACACCGCCGGTGGCGTCTGCTTCGGTTGCCCCAGCGGACCGTTTTAGCTATGCAGATGTCCGCAATCCAGTGCGACAAGCTAACGGCATTCTGTGCGAAGTCAAATTCGACGCCAATCCGGATTACTGGCTCTTTCTGGCTGCGCCATACGATCCCGAAACACATGGCCGCGCCATTTATGCCGAATGCGTTGCCGGGCACTGGGGCGACGTTTCGGATTACTTCCCCACCGAAGCCGAGTTCTTCAACGCCGCCACAGAGCGCATCGAACGAGCATTGCACCATGCCAGCAGCGCCATCACCAAATACCAGGATCGCATCGATATCGACGATGCCAGTGCGACTGATATCGCCTGCGCGCGCGCCTGGAAAATCTATCGCGTGGACTTACACCGCCTGCCCCGACAAAACCATTTTCCACACCGCATCACATGGCCGATCGCCCCCGACGCGCCAGCGGATTAA
- a CDS encoding phage major tail tube protein, translated as MGLPRKLKDFNLFNDGAAYIGLVPELTLPKLSRKMEEYRAGGMSGPVMVDMGNEALTLEWTAGGLILEALAQYAAKSHNAVQLRFAGAFQNDDTGEVSAVEVVVRGRHKEIDMGSCKVGDDTTHKFTTACSYYKLTVDNVELIELDFMNSIEKIKGLSVNDSLRKAIGL; from the coding sequence ATGGGCCTACCCCGCAAACTCAAAGACTTTAATCTCTTCAACGACGGCGCAGCCTACATCGGGCTGGTGCCAGAACTGACCTTGCCCAAACTCAGCCGCAAGATGGAAGAGTACCGCGCCGGCGGCATGTCCGGCCCGGTCATGGTCGACATGGGCAACGAAGCATTGACGCTGGAATGGACCGCTGGCGGCCTGATCCTCGAAGCCCTTGCGCAATACGCCGCCAAATCGCATAACGCCGTCCAGCTGCGCTTCGCCGGTGCATTTCAGAATGACGACACCGGCGAAGTATCCGCAGTCGAAGTCGTCGTGCGCGGTCGCCATAAAGAAATCGATATGGGGTCGTGCAAGGTCGGTGACGACACCACGCATAAATTTACCACCGCCTGTAGTTACTACAAATTGACGGTCGATAACGTCGAACTGATCGAACTCGACTTCATGAACAGTATCGAAAAAATCAAGGGTCTCAGCGTCAACGACAGCCTGCGTAAAGCAATCGGCTTGTAA
- a CDS encoding helix-turn-helix domain-containing protein has product MNTVTAEQLFQALQAMPMEERVRFFSLLAINAFRDQHAYQNLQDQQVFWHLDNDEFTAQEAADYLEVSIGTFRRYVYDGRIKPCSAPGITQLFATRNLKAFKHATHDVKLTLDGGKGKGKPN; this is encoded by the coding sequence ATGAATACAGTAACAGCCGAACAGCTTTTCCAAGCCCTTCAAGCCATGCCTATGGAAGAACGCGTGCGTTTTTTCTCTCTGCTAGCCATTAACGCGTTCCGTGACCAACACGCGTACCAGAATCTACAAGATCAGCAAGTATTCTGGCATCTCGACAACGACGAATTTACAGCGCAAGAGGCAGCCGACTATCTTGAAGTATCGATCGGCACGTTCCGACGCTACGTGTATGACGGCCGCATCAAACCATGCAGCGCCCCAGGCATCACTCAATTGTTTGCGACCCGAAATCTGAAAGCATTTAAACATGCGACCCATGACGTGAAGCTTACTTTGGATGGTGGCAAGGGCAAGGGCAAGCCAAACTAA
- a CDS encoding contractile injection system protein, VgrG/Pvc8 family, with protein sequence MTSRIPDFRVTLDERDLTAILRPRLISLNLTECRSDAADQLDLVLDDTDGKLAIPSRGAKIHLHIGWRGIGNDIGLVDKGSFTVDEVEHSGAPDTITLRARTANLIDTFRQLEEHSFHDTTLGAIIEVIAFRQELKAGIADALRNVAVRHIDQTRESDAAFLRRLGKKYDAITTVKNDTLLFVPINQNRNVTGKALPVVQILRSLGDNHRYHSAERDSYSGVRAFWYDQRYARRRSVIVGIAGNSKSLKTTFANEADARTSAIAEWQRIQRGVSTFELHLALGDPRLIAHSPIITTGFKSQIDATEWLIVKIGSSISSSGYTQQIELEMKMAQEEAEREIEKDPDENITGVKAVWRDKTTNKSGQVQAGSNRHLKSNPRVYASRQSAQRAVNGEWHDIKVVREIIRENSDNL encoded by the coding sequence ATGACGTCCCGCATTCCCGATTTCCGCGTGACGCTCGATGAGCGCGACCTGACCGCTATCCTGCGTCCACGCCTGATCAGCCTCAACCTGACCGAATGCCGCAGCGATGCAGCCGACCAGCTCGATCTCGTACTGGACGATACCGACGGCAAACTCGCGATCCCGTCCAGAGGTGCCAAAATCCATCTGCACATTGGCTGGCGCGGTATCGGCAACGACATCGGTCTGGTCGATAAAGGCAGCTTTACCGTCGATGAAGTCGAACATTCCGGCGCACCGGATACCATCACGCTGCGCGCCCGCACTGCCAACCTGATCGACACCTTTCGGCAATTAGAAGAACACAGCTTCCACGACACCACGCTGGGCGCAATCATTGAAGTCATCGCCTTTCGACAAGAACTCAAAGCCGGGATCGCCGACGCCTTGCGCAATGTCGCCGTCAGGCATATCGACCAGACCCGCGAAAGCGATGCCGCCTTTCTGCGGCGTCTGGGTAAAAAATACGACGCCATCACCACTGTAAAAAACGACACATTACTGTTTGTGCCGATCAATCAAAACCGCAACGTTACCGGCAAAGCGCTGCCAGTGGTCCAGATCCTCCGCAGTCTGGGCGACAATCATCGCTATCACAGCGCCGAGCGGGATAGTTACAGCGGCGTGCGGGCGTTCTGGTATGACCAGCGATATGCCCGTCGCCGCAGCGTCATCGTCGGCATCGCGGGGAACAGCAAGTCTTTAAAAACCACTTTCGCCAACGAAGCTGATGCACGTACATCCGCCATCGCAGAATGGCAGCGCATTCAACGCGGCGTATCCACCTTTGAATTGCATCTCGCGCTGGGCGATCCCCGCCTGATCGCACACTCCCCAATCATTACCACCGGCTTTAAATCGCAGATTGATGCCACCGAATGGCTTATCGTCAAAATCGGCAGCAGCATCAGCAGCAGCGGGTACACCCAACAGATCGAACTCGAAATGAAAATGGCGCAAGAAGAGGCCGAACGCGAGATAGAAAAAGACCCTGATGAAAACATCACCGGCGTAAAGGCAGTCTGGCGGGATAAAACGACCAACAAATCAGGTCAGGTACAGGCCGGAAGCAATCGCCATCTCAAAAGCAACCCCCGCGTCTATGCCAGCAGGCAAAGTGCACAGCGTGCGGTTAACGGGGAATGGCATGACATTAAGGTTGTGCGGGAGATTATTCGAGAGAACAGCGATAACCTCTGA
- a CDS encoding phage tail protein, protein MMMCLGMFVFSLPTLAYQELQRQTAWKHVSNARVGARDAWQYTGKGDDTITLSGWIAPELTGSLYSLDAVRLMADTGKSWILIQGTGRIYGAFVITGMTEGRSLLARNGDAGRVEFSISLTRTDESVLSMLGGLGNLGSIKNMLSLEGIGKTVTGAVGNIVGNAVGGIGKQL, encoded by the coding sequence ATGATGATGTGCCTCGGCATGTTCGTATTTAGCCTGCCCACGCTGGCGTATCAGGAGTTGCAGCGCCAGACCGCCTGGAAGCACGTCAGCAACGCCCGTGTCGGCGCGCGTGACGCCTGGCAATACACCGGCAAGGGCGACGACACCATCACGCTGTCCGGCTGGATCGCGCCGGAACTGACCGGCTCGTTGTATTCGCTCGACGCGGTGCGCCTGATGGCCGATACCGGCAAATCGTGGATATTAATACAGGGCACCGGCCGGATTTACGGCGCATTCGTCATCACCGGCATGACCGAAGGCCGCAGCCTGCTAGCACGTAATGGCGATGCGGGCCGGGTGGAATTCTCTATCAGCTTGACACGCACCGATGAATCCGTATTAAGCATGCTGGGCGGATTGGGCAATCTGGGCAGCATCAAAAACATGCTCAGTCTGGAAGGGATCGGCAAGACCGTCACCGGTGCGGTCGGCAACATCGTGGGCAATGCTGTCGGTGGCATCGGCAAACAATTATGA
- a CDS encoding ogr/Delta-like zinc finger family protein, which translates to MRVISIPCPHCQCRVRAAKSRTMSTLMKEITYMCQNPDCGHSFVASLEVLRTLSMSAIPNPEVRIHLSQHVRNACANQLALFKND; encoded by the coding sequence ATGCGCGTAATCAGCATCCCTTGCCCCCATTGCCAATGCCGCGTGCGCGCTGCCAAAAGCCGCACGATGTCTACCCTGATGAAAGAGATCACCTATATGTGCCAGAACCCGGATTGCGGTCATAGTTTTGTCGCCAGTCTGGAAGTGCTGCGCACGTTGTCGATGTCTGCCATCCCTAACCCGGAGGTGCGGATTCATTTGTCGCAGCACGTCCGCAACGCTTGCGCTAATCAGTTGGCGTTATTCAAGAACGATTGA